Proteins from a genomic interval of Planctomycetaceae bacterium:
- a CDS encoding response regulator has product MTPLSSGSTDSVLEEIRSTIASFESLRSAASARRNEQPGSSSGASAPQLLAKITAPKKVEEKSATQPAAAQAVRKTVAPPVRSVFSEMPTIPTTIRKATLHESAASSSLTEEETKPDRQDAQVNINAEQDATDPIVKAPAEHSSKEPARAADKEAVEKGQEETPKPIITPNVSLRAVDKTAKIMIVDDEPLNLMTFRQHLKMEGYENFITTSDPREAMRLLRTEQPDVMLLDIRMPEISGLDILRVIGLDPILQHIPVLILTAATDPETRKQALDLGASDFLQKPIDPNELLPRVRNAIVIKKHYDMAASEAARLELQVERRTRQLEATRQQLILCLARAAEHRDNDTGNHVIRVGRYTSIIAKQMGYAEHKLEMLEQAAQLHDVGKIGIPDSILFKPGKLHQDEYNLMKRHCALGKQIIEPISEKEWSILKTHTRIGESMLHVRSSSLLMLAARIAQTHHEHWNGNGYPLGLKGEDIPLEGRIVAVADVFDALSSRRPYKEPFPRQKCFDILAEGRGNQFDPAVLDAFFACAEEIVEVQLLLMDEEDRIPKSEWESVAANSLKEA; this is encoded by the coding sequence ATGACTCCTCTTTCATCAGGATCGACAGACTCTGTCCTGGAAGAAATTCGATCGACGATTGCATCCTTCGAATCTCTGCGAAGTGCGGCCAGCGCGCGTCGCAATGAACAGCCGGGAAGTTCCAGTGGAGCTTCGGCTCCACAGTTGCTCGCTAAGATTACGGCACCGAAGAAAGTGGAAGAGAAGTCCGCAACTCAGCCTGCGGCTGCTCAAGCAGTTCGAAAGACTGTCGCCCCCCCAGTTCGATCAGTCTTTAGTGAGATGCCCACCATTCCCACGACCATTCGAAAAGCGACACTGCATGAATCTGCAGCCAGCTCCAGTTTGACCGAGGAAGAAACCAAACCTGATCGCCAGGACGCACAGGTGAACATCAACGCCGAGCAGGACGCAACAGATCCGATTGTGAAGGCGCCCGCTGAACATTCTTCGAAAGAGCCTGCTCGCGCGGCGGACAAAGAGGCTGTGGAAAAAGGTCAGGAAGAAACGCCGAAGCCGATCATTACTCCGAACGTCAGTTTGCGGGCCGTCGACAAAACAGCAAAGATCATGATTGTTGACGACGAACCTCTGAACCTGATGACGTTCCGCCAGCATCTGAAGATGGAAGGCTATGAGAATTTCATTACGACCAGTGATCCTCGGGAAGCGATGAGGCTGCTTCGCACCGAGCAACCGGATGTCATGCTGCTCGATATCAGAATGCCTGAGATCAGTGGACTCGACATTCTGCGAGTCATCGGTCTGGATCCGATTCTTCAGCACATTCCTGTGCTGATCCTGACGGCCGCAACTGATCCCGAAACAAGAAAACAGGCTTTGGATCTGGGGGCAAGTGACTTCCTTCAAAAGCCGATCGATCCGAATGAGCTTCTGCCCCGGGTTCGCAACGCCATCGTTATCAAGAAACACTATGACATGGCTGCCAGTGAGGCTGCGCGGCTGGAACTTCAGGTAGAACGGCGAACTCGTCAGCTGGAAGCAACCCGACAACAATTGATCCTCTGCCTGGCTCGTGCGGCCGAGCACAGAGACAATGACACAGGAAACCACGTGATCCGCGTTGGGCGATACACGTCAATCATTGCAAAACAAATGGGATATGCCGAGCACAAGCTTGAGATGCTTGAACAAGCGGCACAGCTGCATGATGTCGGAAAAATCGGGATCCCTGACTCTATCCTGTTTAAACCGGGCAAGCTTCATCAGGATGAATACAACCTGATGAAGCGACATTGTGCTCTGGGCAAGCAGATCATCGAACCGATTTCGGAGAAGGAATGGAGCATCCTGAAGACGCATACTCGCATCGGCGAAAGCATGCTGCATGTGCGATCTTCATCGTTGTTGATGCTGGCGGCCCGCATCGCGCAGACGCACCACGAACACTGGAATGGCAATGGTTATCCGCTCGGCTTGAAGGGCGAAGATATTCCACTGGAAGGACGCATTGTGGCTGTTGCGGATGTGTTTGATGCACTCTCCAGCCGTCGGCCCTACAAAGAGCCGTTTCCTCGACAAAAGTGCTTTGATATTCTGGCCGAAGGCCGTGGAAATCAATTCGATCCGGCGGTACTTGACGCATTTTTTGCGTGTGCCGAGGAAATCGTGGAAGTCCAGCTGCTGCTCATGGATGAAGAAGACCGCATTCCGAAAAGCGAATGGGAATCGGTCGCAGCAAATTCACTCAAAGAGGCCTGA
- a CDS encoding TolC family protein, which yields MSRILKQRPIPASLVSFCLVFCSLAGCTTRRQFASTPALQGHQQAQSSATPSLTDTYPDSATASDADSSKNVDGRDAGDLVPSGQVGAKYIQLVSGSVELPGTDSGTAVSSSHGSGSTRAMDLGTVLSVVGGQHPAVGFARWRAQEAYAEQLRAQTLWLPSIQAGVSFHQHDGNLQASNGTIQDVNRSSLQAGLGAGAVGAGTTPNPGIVARFHVADAIFAPSIAEKSLWASNHAATAAVNDQLLSASLAWLELLTAEQRVAILSDSMGRIQQLHKITADFAEAGQGLQSDADRLATEQTLSSSRVLVAKEQAEVASIRLVEAISASSSQRIVPAETALVPIQLVNASDDPASLISQGLHYRPELKEAQCLVAAACERFQRQKYAPFVPSVLLGLSHSGFGGGQGMTSGNFDHRMDMDAAVTWELRGLGYGEQAARRGAVAQVEQARFRQVRLMDQVAREVNEACMQARFRLDRIHVAEQGIESAENSVARNLDRIRNGQGLPIEALQSVRALEDARLGYLQAVFDYNEAQFQLHRAIGQPVFSPLDR from the coding sequence ATGTCACGAATACTCAAGCAACGCCCGATCCCTGCGAGTTTGGTTTCGTTTTGCCTCGTTTTCTGTTCGCTGGCCGGTTGCACAACTCGCAGGCAATTTGCGTCCACTCCGGCCCTGCAGGGGCATCAACAGGCCCAATCCAGCGCAACGCCGTCCCTGACGGATACCTATCCGGATTCTGCAACAGCAAGCGACGCCGACAGCAGTAAAAATGTCGATGGTCGCGATGCCGGGGACCTTGTCCCAAGCGGTCAGGTGGGTGCGAAGTACATTCAACTGGTCTCAGGCAGTGTTGAGTTGCCCGGAACAGATAGTGGAACGGCGGTCTCATCTTCTCACGGCTCAGGCAGCACCCGCGCGATGGATCTGGGGACGGTACTCTCGGTTGTGGGGGGCCAGCACCCGGCTGTCGGGTTTGCTCGATGGAGAGCACAGGAAGCCTATGCCGAACAGTTGCGTGCTCAGACACTCTGGTTACCTTCGATTCAGGCCGGTGTAAGTTTCCATCAACACGATGGCAATTTGCAGGCCAGCAACGGCACCATTCAGGACGTGAATCGTTCGTCGCTTCAGGCTGGTCTGGGGGCTGGAGCTGTTGGTGCAGGAACGACACCCAATCCGGGGATCGTCGCCCGCTTTCATGTGGCCGATGCAATTTTTGCTCCTTCCATCGCGGAAAAGAGTTTGTGGGCGAGCAATCATGCCGCGACGGCAGCGGTCAATGATCAACTACTGAGTGCGTCTCTGGCATGGCTCGAACTTCTGACGGCCGAACAACGTGTTGCGATCCTTTCAGATTCGATGGGAAGAATTCAACAGCTTCATAAGATCACCGCAGATTTCGCGGAAGCCGGGCAGGGACTTCAATCGGATGCCGACCGGCTTGCCACCGAACAAACTCTTTCTTCATCGCGTGTTCTTGTGGCAAAGGAACAGGCGGAAGTGGCAAGTATTCGGCTGGTTGAAGCCATCAGCGCTTCCAGCAGTCAGAGAATCGTGCCGGCTGAGACAGCGTTAGTGCCAATCCAACTGGTGAATGCGTCCGATGATCCGGCCAGTCTGATTAGTCAGGGGCTGCATTATCGGCCGGAGCTAAAGGAGGCCCAGTGCCTGGTTGCGGCCGCCTGTGAACGTTTTCAGCGTCAGAAATACGCACCGTTTGTTCCGAGCGTCCTGCTCGGACTGAGCCACTCCGGTTTTGGAGGTGGGCAGGGCATGACGAGCGGCAACTTTGATCATCGGATGGACATGGACGCGGCAGTCACCTGGGAGTTACGAGGGCTCGGCTATGGCGAACAAGCGGCACGCAGAGGTGCGGTTGCTCAGGTCGAACAGGCTCGCTTTCGACAGGTTCGGCTGATGGATCAGGTCGCTCGTGAAGTCAATGAGGCCTGCATGCAGGCCAGGTTTCGGCTGGATCGGATTCACGTGGCGGAGCAGGGTATTGAATCTGCCGAAAACTCGGTCGCCAGGAACCTTGACCGAATTCGCAATGGGCAGGGGCTTCCAATCGAAGCTCTTCAGTCAGTTCGGGCGCTGGAAGATGCAAGACTGGGATATCTTCAAGCGGTGTTTGACTACAACGAAGCCCAGTTCCAACTCCACCGCGCTATTGGGCAGCCGGTTTTTTCACCGCTCGATCGTTAA
- a CDS encoding efflux RND transporter periplasmic adaptor subunit, whose protein sequence is MSSAWRWLCNALWSFVVAVTTLSFATTPSFSQAQEVKPETVAVRAVAVVRQQVTRTTTQPATIEPYYQAEIRSRLAEYVLEVKVDIGDVVRKDDVLATLDIPEMSKQAEIIQARIRRLRAEEQSAAAGIAMAEASIKSALALLEQAKSQVAMDDALLKAATAEADRMKDLVSRGASEPRLLDEAVRKRDAANASRQATMSAIASAQANVVVAESKKAAAQASDDVARAETEIAIAELARLKVTMNFAQLKAPFSGIVTERNVNPGDLVSSGNGSHSARPLFVINQIDKVRCHLAIPERDAAFVRRGDRILLRLPSFAGETFETQVTRTNQSLDHETRTMLVEAEIPNPDGKLLPGMFGQATLSLQAPATVSVLPSRAVRFDAKGNARVFLISEDNIVAVREIEILSDDGQMLQVAGVEPGQRVIDAHLQRFVDGQQVRVLSP, encoded by the coding sequence ATGTCGTCAGCATGGCGATGGTTGTGCAATGCACTGTGGTCGTTCGTGGTGGCTGTGACAACGCTGTCATTCGCGACAACGCCGTCATTTTCGCAGGCACAGGAAGTAAAACCGGAAACTGTGGCAGTTCGAGCCGTGGCTGTTGTTCGGCAACAAGTGACCCGCACGACGACTCAACCAGCTACGATCGAACCGTATTATCAGGCAGAGATTCGGTCCAGGCTGGCCGAATACGTTCTGGAAGTCAAAGTGGACATCGGAGACGTCGTCAGGAAAGACGATGTTCTCGCCACGCTGGACATTCCCGAAATGTCGAAGCAGGCTGAGATCATTCAGGCTCGCATCAGGCGGCTGCGGGCAGAAGAGCAGAGCGCGGCAGCCGGTATCGCAATGGCAGAGGCGTCGATCAAATCCGCCCTGGCTTTGCTGGAACAGGCAAAGTCACAGGTTGCGATGGATGATGCGTTGCTGAAGGCAGCGACTGCCGAAGCGGACCGTATGAAAGATCTGGTCAGCCGCGGAGCCAGCGAACCGAGACTACTCGACGAAGCTGTCCGCAAACGTGATGCCGCGAACGCAAGCCGACAAGCGACAATGTCCGCCATTGCCTCCGCACAGGCGAATGTCGTTGTGGCTGAATCGAAAAAAGCGGCGGCCCAGGCCAGCGATGATGTCGCGAGAGCCGAAACAGAAATCGCGATCGCAGAACTTGCCCGACTGAAGGTAACGATGAACTTTGCTCAACTGAAGGCGCCGTTTTCGGGAATCGTCACTGAACGAAACGTCAATCCTGGAGATTTGGTCAGTTCCGGAAACGGTTCCCATTCTGCCAGGCCCTTATTCGTGATCAACCAGATTGACAAGGTGCGATGCCACCTTGCTATTCCTGAGCGAGATGCAGCCTTCGTTCGTCGCGGCGACAGGATTTTGCTCAGGTTACCTTCATTCGCCGGTGAAACATTCGAAACACAAGTCACGCGAACGAATCAAAGCCTCGACCACGAAACTCGAACAATGCTTGTGGAGGCAGAAATACCGAATCCTGATGGAAAGTTGCTGCCGGGTATGTTTGGACAGGCCACTCTTTCGTTGCAGGCCCCCGCAACCGTAAGTGTCCTGCCATCTCGAGCGGTTCGGTTTGATGCAAAGGGAAACGCCCGAGTCTTCCTGATCAGCGAAGACAACATCGTCGCGGTCAGGGAGATTGAGATATTGTCGGACGACGGCCAGATGCTTCAGGTTGCAGGAGTCGAACCGGGCCAGCGAGTCATTGATGCGCATCTGCAGCGGTTTGTGGACGGACAACAGGTTCGGGTGCTCAGCCCGTAG
- a CDS encoding efflux RND transporter permease subunit: MINFSLRNPFAVLAATIALCLLGAAVIPGITVDILPDFKKPVVVSFFSYPGLPTPEMEKSVTARVERALTLAGHIEHQESRTVSGAAVIKVFFQPGTDPSSAMNDIVNLEASDMFHLPPGIEWPFTLRSEPSNLPVVLAAISGEGLSETELYKIGYYAVRNKMGGLQGVQIPHPFGGKFRQMMVYVDPVKLMAHQLSATDVVDAMRKANLVLAAGTAEIGDIDYQIHPVNTLPTTADIENIVVAVRNQKPIFIRDIGRAVDDAALQYNIVRVNGVRSVYCPLLREPGQNTIETVDRIYEGIKREIPKMKANGDIPEATEIAMVADQSGYIRNAMKNLYNEIVLGAILVAVVVLIFLRRVVPTIVIVSLIGLSILIGALGFALTGNTINVMTLGGLALAIGTVVDAGIVVVENIIRHQRMGKTPLHAAAEGTQEVSGAILAGTATTLAVFLPAVFLTGIIKYLFEPLSFAATFTIGASYILALTVVPAFCASFIREKVQPDQPADAPAESAKPRGLYGHLLSAALKVPVLVTTLLLLGTGACALLWPMLGSELFPQVDSGSFELRIKTLPGTRLEKTEELVIQLESAIREIIPEDEIEALIANIGLPVGKGAGFSTVLSSNSGPDTAYLIVNLKQQGRQTSTTTYVDRLRTKLQAEFPMEQFLFVSGGIVNMALSEGIPAPISVQVSGGSAAVMRETAESVVAAIKNVEGAVDVQIAQSLEYPQFDIQVDRTRARYLGIDQQQVAETILTSLGSSLGYSSTIWIDPSGTDFFMGVQYETNQLDSLEDIRNIPLSLQTSNGPVTIPLSNIAEVKRITIPGEIARYNISPVHDIHINTSGRDVGSVAKDVEAALAGIETGKGVSLRIRGPVDTMKSGTRMLSTGLAVGSLLVYLVLMAQFKSFVDPLIIMLAVPLGIGGVLLVLYFTNTTINIQSLIGTLMMIGVVVNNSILLVEFANRQMALGLSSREAALSAAQTRLRPILMTSLTLVASMLPLTIQLAPGNEAMIPLARALVGGMVVSTGLTLLLVPCVYAIVHRNRKLLPSAG, translated from the coding sequence ATGATCAATTTTTCGCTGCGAAATCCTTTTGCCGTTCTGGCTGCGACCATCGCACTCTGCCTACTGGGAGCAGCCGTCATCCCGGGAATCACTGTTGACATTCTTCCCGACTTCAAAAAACCGGTTGTGGTCAGCTTCTTTTCGTACCCCGGGCTTCCAACTCCGGAGATGGAAAAATCCGTGACCGCGCGCGTTGAACGCGCGCTTACTCTGGCCGGACACATCGAACATCAGGAGTCAAGAACTGTTTCCGGTGCTGCAGTGATCAAAGTGTTCTTCCAGCCCGGGACAGATCCAAGCTCCGCGATGAATGACATCGTAAATCTGGAAGCCAGTGACATGTTCCATCTGCCACCAGGCATTGAATGGCCATTCACACTGCGCAGCGAACCGTCCAATCTGCCTGTTGTACTTGCGGCCATCTCCGGCGAAGGTTTGTCAGAAACCGAACTGTACAAGATTGGCTACTATGCCGTTCGAAACAAAATGGGTGGGCTGCAGGGAGTTCAGATTCCGCATCCATTCGGTGGCAAGTTTCGTCAGATGATGGTCTATGTCGACCCCGTGAAACTGATGGCCCACCAGCTCAGCGCAACCGACGTTGTTGACGCTATGCGGAAGGCCAATCTGGTATTGGCAGCGGGGACGGCAGAAATCGGTGACATCGACTATCAGATCCATCCCGTGAACACGCTGCCGACAACAGCCGACATTGAAAACATCGTCGTTGCCGTTCGCAATCAGAAGCCGATCTTCATTCGTGATATCGGCAGAGCCGTTGACGATGCCGCGCTTCAGTACAACATTGTCCGCGTAAACGGTGTTCGCAGTGTTTACTGCCCACTGCTGCGGGAACCCGGTCAAAACACCATTGAGACTGTTGATCGGATTTACGAAGGCATCAAGCGCGAAATCCCGAAAATGAAAGCCAACGGGGACATCCCGGAAGCCACAGAAATTGCCATGGTCGCAGATCAGTCCGGCTATATTCGCAACGCAATGAAGAACCTTTACAACGAAATTGTTCTGGGCGCCATTCTGGTGGCAGTCGTTGTATTGATATTTCTTCGCCGCGTCGTGCCTACGATCGTTATCGTCTCGCTCATTGGCTTGAGTATTCTGATCGGTGCACTGGGATTTGCACTGACCGGCAACACCATCAACGTCATGACGCTGGGCGGGCTGGCTCTTGCCATTGGCACTGTGGTCGATGCCGGCATTGTGGTTGTAGAAAACATTATCCGTCATCAGCGCATGGGCAAAACTCCATTACATGCTGCCGCCGAAGGGACACAGGAAGTTTCCGGGGCCATTCTGGCCGGCACCGCGACGACCCTGGCCGTCTTTCTGCCGGCCGTATTCCTGACAGGCATCATCAAGTACCTGTTTGAACCGCTCTCCTTTGCAGCAACTTTTACTATCGGTGCTTCATATATTCTGGCGCTGACGGTGGTCCCCGCATTCTGTGCATCGTTTATTCGGGAGAAGGTACAGCCGGACCAACCCGCGGACGCACCTGCTGAATCGGCGAAGCCTCGAGGCCTTTACGGTCATCTGCTTTCCGCCGCACTGAAGGTACCAGTGCTGGTGACCACGTTGCTGCTGCTGGGAACTGGCGCTTGCGCTTTGCTGTGGCCGATGCTGGGTTCAGAACTGTTTCCACAAGTGGATTCTGGTTCATTCGAATTACGCATTAAGACGCTGCCAGGAACGCGGCTGGAGAAAACAGAAGAGCTGGTCATTCAGCTTGAATCAGCCATCCGGGAAATCATCCCCGAAGACGAAATTGAGGCCCTGATTGCGAATATCGGTTTGCCCGTCGGCAAGGGTGCCGGGTTTTCCACAGTGCTGAGTTCCAACTCGGGGCCCGACACAGCGTACCTGATAGTGAACCTGAAACAGCAGGGACGTCAGACCAGCACAACGACTTATGTTGACCGACTGCGAACGAAACTGCAGGCCGAATTTCCGATGGAGCAGTTCCTGTTTGTCTCGGGCGGAATCGTGAACATGGCCCTCAGCGAAGGCATTCCCGCGCCAATCAGCGTTCAGGTCTCCGGAGGCTCTGCAGCCGTCATGCGTGAGACGGCGGAGAGCGTCGTTGCGGCTATCAAGAACGTGGAAGGAGCCGTCGATGTCCAGATTGCTCAGTCGCTGGAATACCCTCAGTTCGATATTCAGGTTGATCGCACTCGAGCTCGTTACCTGGGGATCGATCAGCAACAGGTTGCAGAAACAATTCTGACATCACTGGGTTCGAGTCTGGGTTATTCCTCCACGATCTGGATTGATCCGAGCGGCACGGATTTTTTCATGGGTGTGCAATATGAAACCAATCAACTGGACAGTCTGGAGGATATTCGAAACATTCCGCTGTCCCTCCAGACCAGCAACGGTCCGGTGACGATTCCGCTGTCGAACATCGCCGAGGTAAAGCGAATTACCATCCCGGGAGAAATCGCCCGATACAACATCAGCCCGGTTCACGACATCCACATCAACACCAGTGGCCGCGATGTGGGATCTGTTGCGAAAGACGTTGAAGCTGCGCTGGCTGGCATTGAGACAGGCAAAGGAGTCAGCCTGCGAATCCGCGGCCCCGTCGATACCATGAAATCGGGAACCCGCATGCTGAGCACCGGACTCGCCGTCGGTTCGCTGCTGGTCTATCTCGTGCTGATGGCGCAATTCAAATCCTTTGTCGATCCTCTCATCATCATGCTGGCAGTCCCTCTGGGTATTGGGGGGGTGCTATTGGTTCTGTACTTCACAAACACAACAATCAACATCCAGTCATTGATTGGCACACTCATGATGATCGGCGTCGTCGTCAACAACTCCATCCTTCTGGTGGAATTCGCAAATCGACAGATGGCGCTCGGCCTCTCATCCCGCGAAGCCGCTCTTTCCGCCGCGCAGACACGGTTAAGACCTATTTTGATGACATCCCTGACACTGGTGGCATCGATGCTGCCGCTGACTATTCAGCTGGCCCCCGGCAACGAAGCCATGATCCCGCTGGCTCGGGCACTCGTTGGGGGCATGGTGGTTTCGACAGGCCTGACACTGCTGCTGGTTCCATGCGTCTACGCCATCGTCCATCGCAACCGAAAGCTGCTGCCGTCAGCCGGATAG
- a CDS encoding agmatine deiminase family protein translates to MPSVSDRLPNYRWPAEWEEHDATWLAWPVSKETWPGIFERIPAAYAKLVAAIARFEPVKLLAGGDGVLASAAPLVYEACEASGSAFAVEFIDIPVNDSWCRDHGPVFLTGIEGSPEAKNAVIIDWDYNAWGGKYPPWDDDALVARRVAQMLQVPTIRPGLILEGGAIEGNGNGTILTTTSCLLNPNRNPQATQQSMEEALCFYMQARHVVWLPGEGIIGDDTDGHIDQVARFVDERRVLLATPWQEDAPEAEDLRANWFAVANSTNQSGESLLPIPLRMPSPKFQQGSRLPACYCNYALVNGGVIVPTFQDPSADDAALQVLQDCYPDRTVVGVDALDLVWGLGAIHCMSQQQPRFGL, encoded by the coding sequence ATGCCGTCTGTTAGTGATCGACTCCCGAATTACCGCTGGCCAGCTGAATGGGAAGAACACGACGCAACCTGGCTGGCATGGCCTGTCAGCAAAGAAACCTGGCCGGGGATCTTTGAACGAATTCCGGCAGCTTATGCAAAGCTGGTCGCTGCGATTGCACGATTCGAACCCGTCAAGCTCCTTGCTGGCGGTGACGGTGTGCTGGCATCCGCCGCCCCTTTGGTCTACGAAGCCTGTGAAGCATCAGGCAGCGCATTTGCGGTTGAATTCATTGATATCCCCGTCAACGATTCCTGGTGCCGGGATCACGGCCCGGTTTTTTTGACAGGCATAGAGGGCTCGCCCGAAGCGAAAAATGCCGTGATCATCGACTGGGACTACAACGCCTGGGGCGGAAAGTATCCGCCATGGGACGATGATGCCCTCGTCGCTCGTCGCGTCGCCCAGATGCTGCAGGTACCGACAATTCGACCCGGATTGATTCTGGAAGGTGGCGCGATTGAAGGCAATGGGAACGGCACAATTCTGACGACAACAAGCTGCCTGTTGAATCCCAACCGTAACCCGCAGGCAACTCAGCAATCCATGGAGGAAGCACTGTGTTTCTACATGCAGGCTCGGCATGTCGTCTGGTTGCCGGGTGAAGGAATCATCGGAGACGACACCGACGGTCATATCGATCAGGTGGCCCGTTTTGTTGACGAACGTCGCGTGCTGCTCGCAACGCCATGGCAGGAGGATGCACCGGAAGCCGAAGACCTTCGGGCCAACTGGTTCGCTGTGGCAAACAGCACAAACCAGTCCGGCGAATCACTGCTTCCAATCCCGCTCAGGATGCCATCACCAAAGTTTCAGCAGGGGAGTCGGCTTCCGGCGTGTTATTGCAACTACGCGCTGGTAAACGGCGGCGTGATTGTCCCTACTTTTCAGGACCCTTCTGCCGATGATGCGGCCCTGCAGGTCCTGCAGGACTGCTATCCCGATCGCACCGTTGTCGGGGTCGACGCTCTCGATCTGGTCTGGGGACTTGGAGCGATTCATTGTATGAGCCAGCAACAGCCTCGCTTCGGCTTGTGA
- a CDS encoding DUF1080 domain-containing protein: MASPSASGSWIPLILTWWIVASGDSIVVGQDLAVASARINGTGPGWVSWHQEDFINANCNEDTWTWKDGGIQCTGQPVGVVRSVRPLTNFELVIEWRHLKSAGNSGVFLWATKESLDSLVPGQLPMGIEVQILDHGYSDQYRQRTGKEPDWFTTNGDVFPTKAATMTPFPPVAPNGKRSFPTKNLSRGVGEWNHYYVRAINGEVRLWVNGEEVSGGTGCSPASGYLCLESEGSPIEFRNLRIRELP; the protein is encoded by the coding sequence ATGGCGTCCCCGAGCGCCTCCGGTTCGTGGATACCGTTGATTCTCACCTGGTGGATTGTTGCCAGTGGTGATTCCATCGTTGTCGGGCAGGATTTGGCCGTCGCCTCGGCACGAATCAACGGAACGGGGCCGGGTTGGGTGTCATGGCATCAGGAGGACTTCATCAATGCAAACTGCAACGAGGACACCTGGACCTGGAAGGACGGAGGCATTCAGTGTACCGGACAGCCCGTTGGGGTCGTGCGTTCTGTTCGGCCGTTGACTAATTTTGAGCTTGTGATTGAATGGCGACATCTGAAATCGGCTGGGAATTCCGGGGTATTCCTTTGGGCAACCAAAGAGTCGCTGGACTCGCTGGTTCCGGGCCAACTGCCAATGGGCATTGAAGTTCAGATTCTGGACCATGGGTATTCGGACCAGTATCGTCAGCGCACCGGAAAGGAACCCGACTGGTTTACAACCAATGGTGACGTCTTTCCGACAAAGGCTGCGACAATGACACCTTTTCCACCCGTCGCGCCAAATGGCAAACGCAGCTTTCCCACGAAGAACCTCAGCCGTGGGGTTGGCGAATGGAATCACTACTATGTTCGAGCTATCAATGGCGAAGTGCGATTGTGGGTGAATGGCGAGGAAGTCTCCGGAGGCACAGGTTGCTCTCCGGCTTCCGGGTACCTGTGTCTGGAATCCGAGGGTTCACCAATCGAATTTCGTAACCTTCGTATCCGCGAGTTGCCATGA
- the def gene encoding peptide deformylase has protein sequence MSSLQIVPHPHPALRWKSKELRRIDTDLKTMVAQMFELMYEAKGIGLAANQVALPYRLFVINPSGDPALKDEEFVFINPEIVRRNGSEESEEGCLSLPEIHGLVPRATRIVVDAFDLDGQQFEMELGGLDARVVQHENDHLDGILFPDRINPESQKQIAPLMDALEREFRQRQQAGQVLSDEKLKQQLIELEAART, from the coding sequence ATGTCGTCACTTCAAATTGTTCCGCATCCGCATCCTGCACTTCGATGGAAATCGAAAGAACTTCGCCGCATTGACACCGACCTGAAGACCATGGTCGCGCAGATGTTTGAGCTCATGTACGAAGCGAAAGGCATCGGTCTGGCTGCCAATCAGGTTGCACTGCCATACCGCCTGTTCGTGATCAACCCCTCCGGAGATCCGGCGTTGAAGGATGAAGAGTTTGTTTTCATCAATCCGGAGATTGTCCGTCGTAATGGCAGCGAAGAATCAGAAGAAGGATGCCTGAGTCTTCCAGAGATTCATGGTCTTGTCCCCCGAGCAACCCGGATTGTCGTGGATGCATTTGACCTTGACGGTCAGCAATTCGAAATGGAACTGGGCGGGCTGGATGCACGTGTTGTACAACACGAAAATGACCACCTTGACGGCATACTGTTCCCGGATCGAATCAACCCCGAATCACAAAAGCAAATCGCACCTTTGATGGATGCTCTGGAGCGGGAATTTCGACAGCGGCAACAGGCGGGACAAGTGCTCTCCGACGAGAAACTGAAACAGCAGCTGATTGAACTGGAGGCGGCGCGGACCTGA
- a CDS encoding FHA domain-containing protein, producing MARVTLSVLEGLERGRVYRNLETPISIGREEDNSIQLNDERVSRLHAKLQEDQGLVLFTDLHSTNGSRVNGHPVQLRVLRAGDHIQIGRCTLLYGSDEEIEDRAKRLGVDVRALLPWQGPPNGSVPAGGLPDAEFSLSDNLTIDNMMAPLFFGEGPPLPDALSTSQRARLSDVLTYIHEHLNCIVQTGREADEPSQGQMHVPWERWQNLLLLQRDLAQWLQQVANPED from the coding sequence ATGGCCCGCGTTACACTGTCGGTGCTGGAAGGTCTTGAACGGGGGCGCGTCTATCGCAACCTCGAAACCCCCATCAGCATCGGTCGCGAAGAAGACAATTCCATTCAGTTGAATGACGAACGCGTCAGCCGACTTCACGCGAAACTACAGGAAGATCAAGGGCTTGTTCTGTTCACCGACCTGCACAGCACAAATGGGAGTCGAGTGAATGGTCACCCGGTGCAGCTTCGGGTCCTGCGGGCCGGCGATCATATCCAGATTGGCCGCTGTACACTTCTTTACGGCAGTGACGAAGAAATCGAAGACCGCGCTAAGCGGCTGGGAGTGGATGTTCGCGCACTTCTGCCATGGCAGGGACCACCGAATGGGTCCGTCCCGGCGGGGGGACTGCCCGATGCGGAATTCAGCCTCTCTGATAATTTAACCATCGATAACATGATGGCTCCACTGTTCTTCGGGGAAGGACCACCGCTTCCGGATGCACTTTCAACATCACAGCGTGCTCGGTTATCCGATGTGCTGACATATATCCATGAACATTTGAACTGCATCGTGCAAACAGGTCGGGAAGCGGACGAACCCAGTCAGGGACAAATGCATGTCCCCTGGGAACGTTGGCAGAATCTCCTGCTTCTTCAGCGAGACCTCGCTCAATGGTTGCAACAGGTAGCCAACCCCGAGGATTAG